A section of the Malania oleifera isolate guangnan ecotype guangnan chromosome 2, ASM2987363v1, whole genome shotgun sequence genome encodes:
- the LOC131148237 gene encoding LOW QUALITY PROTEIN: cytochrome b6 (The sequence of the model RefSeq protein was modified relative to this genomic sequence to represent the inferred CDS: inserted 1 base in 1 codon; deleted 1 base in 1 codon; substituted 2 bases at 2 genomic stop codons), with translation MKFSYMVLKGGVSLVTYLNKVYDWFEERLEIXAIADDITSKYVPPHVNIFYCLGGIXTCFLVQVDTGFAMAFYXRPTVTKAFASVQYIMTEANFGWLIRSIHRWSASMMVSMMILHVFHVYLTGGFKKPRELTWVIGVVLAVLTISFGVTSYPLPRDQIGYWVVKIVTGVPEAILVIGSPLVELLSASAMGQSTLTRFYSLHTFVLPLLIAVFMLVHFPMIRKQGISGPLYKR, from the exons ATGAAATTCTCATATATGGTTCTCAAGGGGGGAGTTTCCTTGGTT ACCTATCTCAATAAAGTTTATGATTGGTTCGAAGAACGTCTCGAGATTTAGGCAATTGCAGATGATATAACTAGTAAATACGTTCCTCCTCATGTCAACATATTTTATTGTCTAGGGGGAA ACACTTGTTTTTTAGTACAAGTAGATACGGGGTTTGCTATGGCTTTTTACTAACGTCCGACCGTTACTAAGGCTTTTGCTTCTGTTCAATACATAATGACTGAAGCCAACTTCGGTTGGTTAATCCGATCAATTCATCGATGGTCGGCAAGTATGATGGTCTCAATGATGATCTtgcatgtatttcatgtatatcTTACCGGTGGATTTAAAAAACCTCGCGAATTGACTTGGGTTATAGGTGTGGTTCTAGCTGTATTGACCATATCTTTTGGTGTCACTAGTTATCCCTTACCTCGGGACCAAATTGGTTATTGGGTAGTAAAAATTGTAACAGGCGTACCTGAAGCTATTCTTGTAATAGGATCGCCTTTGGTAGAGTTATTAAGCGCAAGTGCTATGGGACAATCCACTTTAACTCGTTTTTATAGTTTACACACTTTTGTATTACCTCTTCTTATTGCTGTATTTATGTTAGTGCATTTCCCTATGATACGTAAACAAGGTATTTCTGGTCCTTTATATAAAAGATAG